The nucleotide window ACACCCCGTCTGGCTCCGGGTTTTGCACTGCCGGCGCAAAAGCAGGATCGAGCACATCCATGTCTATTGTCAGATAGGTTCTTTTGCAGTTTTCCACAGCTTTTCTGACAGCCTTAACTGTTGCTTCTAACCCTTTTTCTCGTATCTGTTTCGTTGTAAAGTATTGTATTCCAGCTTTTTTCGCGTATGTTAATTCTTCTTTGCAGACGGCTCTGGTGCCTACTTCAACAATTTTTTCGGGCTTTACGTGTTCGTTGAGCCTTTGCATAAAGGTTGTGTGGCTTGTGGCTAAATCCATATATTGGCTGCGGAGATCTAGGTGGGCGTCGAGGCTTATTACGGCAGTGTTTTTGCCGCCTATGCCTTGCGTTGCGCCCAAGGTGAGAGTGTGTTCTCCACCGATGAGTATGGGTTTTTTCTTGGTTTTCAGCAAATCTTTTACAGTGTACTCAAGACGTTTCAAGGTTTTTTCTACGTCGTTGCTGATGTGAAGATCACCTAGATCGTGGATTTTTAAATCTTCTATGTCGAGGTTTGAGCGGAAGCTGTAGGTTTCGATGTTCAAGGATGCTTCTCGTATGGCGAGAGGTGCGAACCTTGAGCCTGTTCTGTAAGTGCTGGTCACGTCGAAGGGTACACCGACGACGACGTAGTCAGCTTGGTTGAAGGCTTTTTGGTATCCACTAAAGATGTTGGAATGCGAAACGTAAAGCT belongs to Candidatus Bathyarchaeota archaeon and includes:
- the speB gene encoding agmatinase, whose product is MSYFELYVSHSNIFSGYQKAFNQADYVVVGVPFDVTSTYRTGSRFAPLAIREASLNIETYSFRSNLDIEDLKIHDLGDLHISNDVEKTLKRLEYTVKDLLKTKKKPILIGGEHTLTLGATQGIGGKNTAVISLDAHLDLRSQYMDLATSHTTFMQRLNEHVKPEKIVEVGTRAVCKEELTYAKKAGIQYFTTKQIREKGLEATVKAVRKAVENCKRTYLTIDMDVLDPAFAPAVQNPEPDGVSIQVLLDLICNFCDSRLVGLDLVEVAPPYDKGVTAIQAAKILFEALCRIEKVRKS